The proteins below come from a single Molothrus aeneus isolate 106 chromosome 21, BPBGC_Maene_1.0, whole genome shotgun sequence genomic window:
- the SLC66A1 gene encoding lysosomal amino acid transporter 1 homolog, with protein MAARRWRGLPSGNLSDCPNGSRWIMDVFHECAQDSRDVASIVLGLGSIGCFIAAAFPQFYQACRTGIMDQALSIYFLLGWLGGDLLNLIGSFLADQLPLQVYTAIYYVLADLAMLSLYCYYRVKNGGRAFPAPINAAFVFLSVGSLSSLSLLGSASAEAPGAFKGRSLLSAPGDELGPKPFSRTEIIGFTIGSVSSVLYLCSRVPQICTNYKRKSTSGVSYSLFALVMLGNSLYGLSVLLKNPEPGQAQGDYILHHLPWLVGSLGVLALDVAISFQFLAYRKGRPGSLEERGALLGEPDESPES; from the exons ATGGCTGCGCGGCGCTGGAGGGGTCTCCCCTCTGGGAATCTCTCTGATTGTCCCAACGGCTCCCGCTGGATCATGGATGTGTTCCATGAGTGTGCCCAGGACAGCCGGGATGTCGCCAGCATcgtcctggggctgggctccatCGGCTGCTTCATCGCCGCAGCCTTCCC GCAGTTCTACCAGGCCTGCAGAACGGGCATCATGGACCAGGCTCTCTCCATCTATTTCCTGCTGGGATGGCTGGGCGGAGACCTCCTCAACCTCATCGGCTCCTTCCTGGCTGATCAGCTGCCCCTGCAG GTGTACACAGCCATTTACTACGTGCTGGCAGACCTGGCCATGCTCTCCCTCTACTGCTACTACCGGGTGAAGAACGGGGGCAGAGCCT tccctgctcccATCAATGCAGCCTTTGTGTTCCTCTCCGTGGGGTCCCTgtccagcctctccctcctgggcagtgccagcgcTGAGGCTCCAGGGGCTTTCAAAGGGAGGTCTCTGCTGTCAGCTCCTGGGGATGAGCTTGGACCAAAG CCGTTCTCCAGGACTGAAATCATTGGATTCACCATCGGCTCCGTGTCCTCCGTGCTCTACCTGTGCTCCCGGGTGCCCCAGATCTGCACCAAC tacaAGAGGAAATCCACCAGTGGGGTCTCCTACTCTCTCTTTGCCCTGGTGATGCTGGGGAATTCCCTCTATGGGCTCAGTGTCCTCCTGAAGAACCCGGAGCCAGGCCAGGCCCAAGGTGACTACATCCTGCAccacctgccctggctggtGGGCAGCCTGGGAGTGCTGGCCCTGGACGTGGCT ATCTCCTTCCAGTTCCTGGCCTACAGGAAAGGACGGCCTGGCAGCCTCGAGGAGAGGGGTGCTCTCCTGGGGGAGCCAGATGAGAGCCCAGAGAGCTGA
- the AKR7A2 gene encoding aflatoxin B1 aldehyde reductase member 2 → MAARAAMAAVAGGGARPAVVLGAMEMGRRAGPEASAEMLRAFLRRRYRLVDTAFMYAGGESERILGALLAGGTEPVELATKANPWDGKTLKPESVRSQLDTSLERLQRTSVELFYLHAPDHGTPVEETLRACNELHKEGKFKELGLSNYAAWEVAEICTICKYNNWVMPTVYQGMYNATTRQVEAELFPCLRHFGLRFYAYNPLAGGLLTGKYKYEDKDTRQPTGRFFGNDWAQAYRDRYWKKHNFEGIALVEKALKEAYGSTAPSLTSAALRWLYNHSKLQGSLGDAVIIGMSNMEQLEQNLNYSEEGPLLPAVVQAFDEAWNLSAHDCPNYFR, encoded by the exons ATGGCGGCGCGGGCGGCAATGGCGGCGgtggcgggcggcggggcccggcccgccgTGGTGCTGGGCGCTATGGAGATGGGGCGGCGAGCCGGGCCCGAGGCGAGCGCCGAGATGCTCCGCGCCTTCCTGCGCCGCCGATACCGCCTCGTCGACACCGCCTTCATGTACGCAGGCGGCGAGTCCGAGCGCATCCTGGGCGCGCTGCTGGCCGGCGGCACCGAGCCCG TGGAACTGGCCACCAAGGCCAACCCGTGGGATGGGAAGACGCTGAAGCCGGAGAGTGTGCGCTCCCAGCTGGACACGTCcctggagaggctgcagaggacGAGTGTGGAGCTCTTCTACCTCCACGCTCCTGACCACGGCACCCCGGTGGAGGAAACCCTGCGTGCCTGCAACGAGCTGCACAAAGAG GGGAAGTTTAAAGAGCTTGGCCTGTCAAACTACGCTGCGTGGGAGGTGGCAGAAATCTGCACCATCTGCAAGTACAACAACTGGGTGATGCCAACTGTGTACCAG GGAATGTACAACGCGACCACGCGCCAGGTGGAGGCCGAGCTGTTCCCCTGCCTCAGGCACTTCGGGCTGCGCTTCTACGCCTACAACCCGCTGGCAG ggGGGCTGCTGACCGGCAAGTACAAGTACGAGGACAAAGACACGCGCCAGCCCACCGGGAGATTTTTTGGGAATGACTGGGCTCAGGCTTACAGGGACAG GTACTGGAAAAAACACAATTTTGAGGGAATTGCACTGGTAGAAAAAGCTCTGAAAGAGGCTTATGGCTCCACTGCACCCAGCCTGACGTCTGCTGCTCTGCGCTGGCTCTACAACCACTCCAAACTGCAG GGTTCTCTTGGAGATGCAGTGATCATTGGGATGTCCAACATGGAGCAGCTGGAACAGAACCTCAACTACAGCGAGGAGggtcccctgctgccagccgTGGTGCAGGCGTTCGACGAGGCCTGGAACCTGAGTGCCCACGACTGCCCCAACTACTTCCGCTAG
- the MRTO4 gene encoding mRNA turnover protein 4 homolog, whose product MPKSKRDRKVSLTRTPRKGLEAKQALIAELRRCVDTYKYIFVFSVANMRNNKLKDVRNAWKHSRIFFGKNKVMMVALGREPSSEYKENLHKVSKHLRGEVGLLFTNRTRDEVDEWFSRFRELDFARAGNKAPYGVSLDTGPLEQFPHSMEPQLRQLGLPTALKKGVVTLLSDYEVCKEGDVLTPEQARVLKLFGYEMAEFKVTMKFLWNSETGDFQKLVGDTTEVEEEEDDDDDSNED is encoded by the exons ATGCCCAAGTCCAAGCGGGACCGCAAAG TGTCCCTGACGCGGACGCCCCGCAAGGGGCTGGAAGCCAAGCAGGCGCTGATCGCCGAG CTGCGGCGCTGTGTGGACACCTACAAGTACATCTTCGTCTTCTCCGTGGCCAACATGAGGAACAACAAGCTGAAGGATGTGAGGAACGCCTGGAAGCACAGCAG GATCTTCTTCGGGAAGAACAAGGTGATGATGGTGGCGCTGGGCCGGGAGCCGAGCAGCGAGTACAAGGAGAACCTGCACAAG GTCAGCAAACACCTGAGAGGGGAGGTCGGGCTGCTCTTCACCAACCGCACCAGGGACGAGGTGGATGA gtGGTTCTCCAGGTTCCGGGAGCTGGACTTTGCCCGTGCTGGGAACAAGGCTCCCTACGGGGTCAGCCTGGACACGGGGCCCCTGGAGCAGTTCCCCCACTCCATGGAGCCGCAGCTgcggcagctggggctgcccacgGCGCTGAAGAAAG GGGTGGTGACGCTGCTGTCGGATTATGAAGTGTGCAAGGAAGGGGATGTTCTCACCCCAGAACAGGCCCGTGTGCTG AAACTCTTTGGCTATGAGATGGCAGAATTTAAAGTCACCATGAAGTTTCTGTGGAATTCTGAGACGGGAGACTTCCAGAAGCTCGTGGGAGATACCACAGaggtggaggaagaggaggatgatgatgatgacagcAATGAGGACTAA